From a single Capsicum annuum cultivar UCD-10X-F1 chromosome 12, UCD10Xv1.1, whole genome shotgun sequence genomic region:
- the LOC107849188 gene encoding protein CANDIDATE G-PROTEIN COUPLED RECEPTOR 7-like, protein MEDLNDLRYLKLLQTLFIIYISSFKFSACEIKNTYIVDDSRKIILIERFGFAPDGHVNISLDHVSWRSNEPAAKLYPSSMGFCLVRDISFPRLLNESSYKENFCVLSSKYVNLVLRFDKLGPDSSYNTSTTIDEPDEYNLIFGICQKEFLVTMNLHTEMYNVNNNWEKDFLPAGQTLLPKLYFLFFIVYFVFMVVWGFICIKQREVVQKIHMVMAALLVFKALKMICASEDKMYIRNTGKAHGWDVAFYIFGFLKGVTLFTVIVLIGTGWSILKPFLHDREKKVLMFVIPLQVIENIASIVISEGGPVEKHWFGIAVIESVVSYMHEWVATIAAEVF, encoded by the exons ATGGAAGATCTGAACGATCTCAGATATTTAAAGCTCTTACAAACATTGTTCATAATATACATATCAAGCTTTAAATTTTCAGCATGTGAAAtcaagaatacatatattgttgatgATTCAAGGAAAATAATATTAATAGAGAGATTTGGTTTTGCACCTGATGGACATGTAAACATTTCTCTAGACCATGTTTCTTGGAGATCAAATGAACCAGCTGCGAAGCTTTATCCTTCTTCGATGGGATTTTGCCTTGTTAGAGATATATCATTTCCAAGACTCTTGAACGAGTCTAGTTATAAAGAGAACTTTTGTGTTTTATCTAGTAAGTATGTAAATCTTGTTCTTAGATTTGACAAGCTTGGCCCCGATTCATCCTACAACACGTCAACCACTATCGATGAGCCTGATGAGTACAACTTGATTTTTGGCATTTGTCAAAAAGAATTTCTTGTGACAATGAATTTGCATACCGAAATGTACAATGTGAATAATAATTGGGAGAAAGATTTTCTTCCAGCTGGCCAGACTCTATTGccgaaactttattttcttttttttattgtttattttgtaTTCATGGTCGTATGGGGATTCATTTGCATTAAGCAAAGGGAAGTTGTTCAGAAGATCCATATGGTCATGGCTGCATTATTGGTTTTCAAGGCTTTGAAGATGATATGTGCTTCAGAGGATAAAATGTACATTAGAAATACAGGGAAGGCCCATGGTTGGGATGtcgcattttatatttttggattctTGAAAGGTGTAACACTTTTCACTGTCATTGTCCTTATTGGAACTGGTTGGTCTATCTTGAAACCTTTCCTCCATGACCGTGAAAAAAAAGTTCTAATGTTTGTGATCCCCTTACAAGTTATCGAAAATATAGCTTCGATTGTTATAAGTGAAGGTGGACCTGTTGAGAAGCATTG GTTTGGGATTGCTGTGATAGAAAGTGTGGTGAGTTACATGCATGAATGGGTTGCTACTATTGCTGCTGAAG ttttttga